From the genome of Myxococcus stipitatus, one region includes:
- a CDS encoding host attachment protein: MADAKLWILVGNSSRARLFETNAKADTDWRLVEEFHHDESRAKSEELRDQPDNPNAGTLHGPPGENEPQGRRELEHERFARELSSRLDRGHDQHAFDKLVIAAPPEFLGRLRKALSTRVRQRVLLDLGSDYSAVPARELPERVPLL; the protein is encoded by the coding sequence ATGGCGGACGCAAAGCTCTGGATTCTCGTGGGGAACTCGAGCCGGGCGCGGCTCTTCGAGACGAACGCGAAGGCCGACACCGACTGGCGGCTCGTCGAGGAGTTCCACCACGACGAGAGCCGGGCCAAGAGCGAGGAGCTGCGCGATCAGCCAGACAACCCCAACGCCGGCACCCTGCATGGCCCCCCGGGCGAGAACGAACCCCAGGGACGCCGGGAGCTGGAGCACGAGCGCTTCGCCCGCGAGCTGTCCAGCCGGCTGGACCGCGGCCACGACCAGCACGCCTTCGACAAGCTGGTCATCGCCGCTCCTCCCGAATTCCTCGGCCGGCTGCGCAAGGCCCTGAGCACGCGGGTGCGCCAGCGCGTGCTGCTGGACCTGGGGTCGGACTACTCCGCCGTGCCGGCGCGAGAGCTGCCCGAGCGCGTGCCCCTCCTCTAG
- a CDS encoding glutathione S-transferase family protein → MPQLTLVVASKNYSSWSLRPYLALAHTGQPFQEVVIPLDTPDTAAAIARYSPSGRLPALIHGDVAIWDSLAICEYLAETFPEAKLWPEERAARALARSVCAEMHSGFTRLREHMSMNLHARRPGQGRAPGVAEDIQRVLSLWNDCRSRHGQGGPFLFGRFSIADAFYAPVVSRFVTYDVALDPTSAAYRDAVLALPAFQKWAEAAKHEPPVKKYE, encoded by the coding sequence ATGCCCCAGCTCACCCTCGTCGTCGCGTCGAAGAACTACTCCTCGTGGTCGCTTCGCCCCTACCTGGCGCTGGCCCACACCGGACAACCCTTCCAGGAGGTCGTCATCCCCCTGGACACGCCGGACACCGCGGCGGCCATCGCCCGGTACTCGCCCAGCGGGCGGCTGCCGGCCCTCATCCACGGCGACGTGGCCATCTGGGACTCGCTCGCCATCTGCGAGTACCTCGCGGAGACCTTCCCGGAGGCGAAGCTGTGGCCGGAGGAGCGCGCCGCGCGCGCCCTGGCGCGCTCCGTCTGCGCGGAGATGCACTCGGGCTTCACGCGCCTGCGCGAGCACATGAGCATGAACCTCCACGCGCGCAGGCCGGGGCAGGGCCGCGCGCCGGGCGTCGCCGAGGACATCCAGCGCGTCCTCTCGCTCTGGAACGACTGCCGCTCCCGCCACGGCCAGGGCGGCCCCTTCCTCTTCGGGCGCTTCAGCATCGCGGATGCCTTCTACGCGCCCGTCGTCAGCCGCTTCGTCACCTACGACGTCGCGCTCGACCCGACGAGCGCCGCCTACCGCGACGCGGTGCTCGCGCTGCCCGCCTTCCAGAAGTGGGCGGAGGCGGCGAAGCACGAGCCGCCCGTGAAGAAGTACGAGTGA
- a CDS encoding adenylate/guanylate cyclase domain-containing protein, with protein MVVEVSEPGKLSAILFTGIEAAGRQSWRDEALQQVVREEHALLVRELLPRHGGREVKRLEDGFLLEFEGGMAAVDFGLALQAALETHNGAVAAERRVVMRVGVHLGMVVHRDGDVFGEGVNLAARIEALARPGTLYVSETVARQVEGLLASPPVRLGRGEMKNIRLPVAVYRIDPEHRRRKPWLSRVRSFLGRDGAAN; from the coding sequence ATGGTGGTGGAGGTATCCGAACCAGGCAAGCTGTCGGCCATCCTGTTCACGGGCATCGAAGCGGCGGGCCGTCAGTCCTGGCGTGACGAGGCGCTCCAGCAGGTGGTGCGCGAGGAGCATGCGTTGCTCGTGCGCGAGCTGCTGCCGCGTCACGGGGGACGCGAGGTGAAGCGCCTGGAGGACGGGTTCCTGTTGGAGTTCGAGGGTGGCATGGCCGCGGTGGACTTCGGGCTCGCGCTCCAGGCGGCGCTGGAGACCCACAACGGCGCGGTGGCCGCGGAGCGCCGCGTGGTGATGCGCGTGGGTGTCCACCTGGGCATGGTGGTGCACCGTGATGGGGACGTCTTCGGCGAGGGCGTGAACCTGGCCGCGCGCATCGAGGCGCTGGCGCGTCCCGGCACGTTGTACGTCAGCGAGACGGTGGCCCGGCAGGTCGAGGGCCTGCTGGCGTCGCCGCCGGTGCGGCTGGGCCGCGGTGAGATGAAGAACATCCGCCTGCCGGTGGCCGTCTATCGCATCGACCCGGAGCACCGTCGTCGCAAGCCGTGGCTGTCGCGGGTGCGCTCGTTCCTGGGCCGTGACGGCGCCGCGAACTGA
- a CDS encoding serine/threonine-protein kinase: protein MGSTPANDIPLGTVLGGTYEISGVLGRGGMGTVFLAKHLRLPGKQVAIKVLRHDGSLGKEVFLRFRREAEIATRLGHPNIVEVLDFNSLEDGSPFLVMEHLRGMPLSRRMRKGPRLTLQEVFSIARQMGSALQAAHQAGVVHRDIKPGNVFLVPTEVAGLNVEHVKLLDFGISKIIDSQTVRTQDAILLGTPQYMAPEQALGKNTEVDSRTDIFCFGVLVYEMLARKLPFKDGGVLSELVYRIVYEPPEPLLEAAPDTPLHVVQAIEKALAKRPESRFGQVAEFVAALTGSPLRTATPSPDAPVSHPATSGAPQTASVQPRPIASRLSKPPTVPAKPPASRNAPVPVASPVVTSAPLSGRSARVVPGGMQPGMARGLEASALVPFEPPASEAPAASASPALPSAAEHDIEDDEGAASEAATIQSATPPEGSRRVRARRWGVIALVASVVLIAGGMAMWGRGAPRRVAEPSTPLGDARPVEARAASPEKAERGGASGVNVAPKAKPEGTPGVDAAPQAKPEGGQGADLLGARMTESQSAPSEGTPGPAAPGTHDAKVAGLGSPGTDASEAVGAREAQSPRAADGTRSPDADAVSPPTALSSPEVKTPTAQGRTTAREDFVAAEHALARGDAAGALALIQRARQSSQSPWAFSLLTRAHCLLGAEADARTAWTRVPSVERSRVRKFCQRHDISL, encoded by the coding sequence ATGGGTTCCACGCCAGCGAATGACATTCCCCTGGGGACCGTCCTGGGGGGGACGTATGAAATCTCCGGGGTGCTCGGCCGTGGCGGCATGGGCACCGTCTTCCTGGCGAAGCATCTGCGGCTGCCCGGCAAGCAGGTGGCCATCAAGGTGCTTCGCCACGATGGGAGCCTGGGCAAGGAGGTCTTCCTGCGCTTCCGTCGCGAGGCGGAGATCGCCACCCGGCTGGGGCACCCCAACATCGTGGAGGTGCTCGACTTCAACAGCCTGGAGGACGGCTCGCCGTTCCTGGTGATGGAGCACCTGCGCGGCATGCCGCTGTCGCGGCGGATGCGCAAGGGCCCGCGGCTGACGTTGCAGGAGGTGTTCTCCATCGCCCGGCAGATGGGGTCGGCGCTCCAGGCGGCCCATCAAGCGGGCGTGGTGCACCGGGACATCAAGCCCGGCAACGTGTTCCTCGTGCCCACGGAGGTGGCGGGGCTGAACGTGGAGCACGTGAAGCTGCTCGACTTCGGCATCTCCAAGATCATCGACTCGCAGACGGTGCGCACGCAGGACGCCATCCTGTTGGGCACGCCCCAGTACATGGCGCCGGAGCAGGCCCTGGGGAAGAACACCGAGGTGGACTCGCGCACCGACATCTTCTGCTTCGGCGTCCTCGTCTACGAGATGCTGGCGCGCAAGCTGCCCTTCAAGGACGGCGGCGTGTTGTCGGAGCTCGTCTACCGCATCGTCTACGAGCCGCCGGAGCCGCTGCTCGAGGCCGCGCCGGACACGCCGCTGCACGTGGTGCAGGCCATCGAGAAGGCGCTCGCGAAGCGTCCGGAGAGCCGCTTCGGTCAGGTGGCGGAGTTCGTCGCCGCGCTGACGGGCTCGCCGCTACGCACCGCCACGCCGTCGCCGGACGCGCCTGTCTCCCACCCGGCCACCTCCGGCGCGCCACAGACGGCGAGCGTCCAGCCCCGGCCCATCGCCTCGCGCCTGTCGAAGCCGCCCACCGTGCCCGCCAAGCCCCCCGCGTCGCGGAACGCTCCGGTGCCGGTGGCCTCCCCCGTCGTGACGTCCGCGCCCTTGTCGGGGCGCTCGGCGCGCGTGGTTCCCGGGGGCATGCAGCCCGGCATGGCTCGAGGACTCGAGGCCAGCGCCCTGGTCCCGTTCGAGCCGCCGGCGTCGGAGGCGCCCGCCGCGAGCGCCTCGCCAGCGCTCCCGTCCGCCGCCGAGCACGACATCGAGGATGACGAGGGCGCCGCCAGCGAGGCCGCGACCATCCAATCCGCCACGCCCCCCGAGGGCTCGCGCCGGGTGCGTGCCCGCCGCTGGGGGGTGATCGCGCTGGTTGCCTCGGTCGTGCTGATCGCCGGTGGGATGGCGATGTGGGGCAGGGGCGCGCCGCGCCGTGTCGCCGAGCCGTCGACGCCTCTGGGTGACGCGCGTCCGGTCGAAGCCCGGGCCGCGTCGCCGGAGAAGGCGGAGCGTGGGGGCGCGTCCGGTGTGAACGTGGCACCCAAGGCAAAGCCCGAGGGCACGCCCGGCGTGGATGCGGCACCCCAGGCGAAGCCCGAGGGCGGACAGGGCGCGGACCTCCTGGGTGCGCGGATGACCGAGTCCCAGAGCGCCCCGTCCGAGGGCACACCGGGCCCGGCTGCTCCAGGAACCCACGACGCGAAGGTGGCGGGCCTCGGCTCTCCCGGCACGGACGCGTCCGAGGCCGTGGGCGCGCGCGAAGCGCAATCGCCACGGGCAGCGGATGGCACGCGCTCGCCGGACGCGGACGCGGTGTCACCCCCTACGGCGCTGTCCTCCCCGGAGGTGAAGACCCCTACGGCCCAGGGCCGCACGACGGCGCGCGAGGACTTCGTGGCGGCGGAGCACGCGCTGGCGCGGGGGGACGCCGCCGGCGCGCTCGCGCTCATCCAGCGGGCGCGGCAGTCCTCTCAGTCCCCCTGGGCCTTCTCGCTCCTGACGCGCGCGCACTGCCTGCTCGGCGCCGAGGCCGACGCCCGGACCGCCTGGACACGCGTACCCTCGGTGGAGCGCTCCCGGGTCCGCAAGTTCTGCCAGCGACACGACATCTCCCTCTGA
- a CDS encoding PEGA domain-containing protein: protein MRIPIFAPAAFVALVLLAPSSWAQEGLGLDLSSETSAPAPTDAQQPGLDMGLDLREEDPNAALLPRFVLLGIETPERAGAQQATVWLKELARGALSSGMVTLGANLQEARERLDAGYDAAVRCSAATCLAEPAESLDADLVTTARLSLEDAGWTLRAWTYDRDRNVVHEDVVSGRNPKDAAFQKEAAGKLSNRMMMLGRPRAMLKVTVNVPQAVVKVGERIIGVGTVEARLPPGKHVVEISADEYSTVTKTLDLKPGAREEVEARLEISGPAPEGPEEAVARLSKSRAGGGTPIYKRPAFYSALVGLAAVGVGAVMGMGAKDVEKRAVDADGDGVIDVTRKERLDAKSQADLATVLLIGGGVATAGSVTWLLVVPSRSEAPAPTSAGTGSAATAVHVVVGGSF, encoded by the coding sequence ATGCGTATTCCCATCTTCGCGCCGGCCGCCTTCGTGGCGCTCGTGCTGCTGGCTCCCTCTTCGTGGGCGCAAGAGGGGTTGGGGCTGGACCTCAGCTCGGAAACCTCCGCTCCCGCTCCCACCGACGCCCAGCAGCCGGGGCTCGACATGGGGTTGGACCTGCGCGAGGAGGACCCGAACGCGGCGCTGCTTCCGCGCTTCGTGCTCCTGGGCATCGAGACGCCGGAGCGGGCCGGAGCGCAGCAGGCCACGGTGTGGCTGAAGGAGCTGGCGCGCGGCGCGCTGTCGTCGGGCATGGTGACGCTGGGCGCGAACCTCCAGGAGGCGCGCGAGCGGCTGGACGCGGGCTACGACGCGGCGGTGCGCTGCTCGGCGGCCACGTGTCTGGCGGAGCCGGCGGAGTCGCTGGACGCGGACCTGGTCACCACCGCGCGGCTGTCGCTGGAGGACGCGGGCTGGACGCTGCGCGCGTGGACGTATGACCGCGACCGCAACGTCGTGCACGAGGACGTGGTGAGCGGACGCAACCCGAAGGACGCGGCCTTCCAGAAGGAGGCGGCTGGCAAGCTGTCGAACCGGATGATGATGCTGGGCCGTCCGCGCGCGATGTTGAAGGTGACGGTCAACGTGCCGCAGGCGGTGGTGAAGGTGGGCGAGCGCATCATCGGCGTGGGCACCGTGGAGGCCCGCCTGCCGCCCGGCAAGCACGTGGTGGAGATCTCCGCGGACGAGTACAGCACGGTGACGAAGACGCTGGACCTCAAGCCCGGCGCCCGCGAGGAGGTGGAGGCGCGGCTGGAGATTTCCGGTCCGGCGCCCGAGGGGCCGGAGGAGGCGGTGGCCCGGCTGTCGAAGTCGCGCGCGGGAGGCGGCACGCCCATCTACAAGCGTCCGGCCTTCTACTCCGCGCTGGTGGGGCTGGCGGCGGTGGGCGTGGGCGCGGTGATGGGGATGGGGGCCAAGGACGTGGAGAAGCGCGCGGTCGACGCGGACGGGGACGGCGTCATCGACGTCACCCGCAAGGAGCGGTTGGACGCGAAGTCCCAGGCGGACCTCGCCACCGTGCTGCTCATCGGCGGTGGAGTGGCCACGGCCGGCAGCGTGACGTGGCTCCTGGTGGTGCCTTCTCGCAGTGAAGCCCCGGCGCCCACGAGCGCGGGCACGGGCAGTGCCGCCACGGCGGTTCACGTCGTCGTCGGTGGGAGCTTCTGA
- a CDS encoding esterase/lipase family protein: MGAKHHIYLVPGFFGFINLGELVYFGHALDYLKAELARRGVESEVTIVLSHPTASIRTRTADLLKAVQETASGDDGPIHLVGHSTGGLDARLFASPGADLGEGQEVEPFARRVRSVVTVSAPHAGTPLASFFLGLFGQRLLKLLSLFTVYVLRYGRLPLRVVFRFGHLLARADDQLGWKQTLLDQLYDQLLGDFSSERRDAVTRFLSDVGNDTSLIPQLTPEGIDLFNASTADRQGVRYGSVVTQARPPSLRTRVSAGLDPYAQLTHTIYAFVYGKTQKMPLTALPLHTPAQTAALVQAYGAMPGPTACDGIVPTRSQIHGRVIAAVRADHLDAIGHFDQPAHQPPHVDWLISGSGFRRPQFEALWKSIVDFMMEEESTR, translated from the coding sequence ATGGGCGCGAAGCACCACATCTATCTCGTCCCCGGGTTTTTCGGGTTCATCAACCTGGGGGAGCTCGTCTACTTCGGACACGCGCTGGACTACCTGAAGGCGGAGCTGGCCCGGCGTGGCGTGGAGTCCGAGGTCACCATCGTCCTGTCGCATCCGACGGCCTCCATCCGGACGCGGACGGCGGACCTGCTCAAGGCGGTGCAGGAGACCGCGAGCGGGGACGACGGCCCCATCCACCTGGTGGGACACTCGACGGGGGGGTTGGACGCGCGGTTGTTCGCGAGCCCCGGGGCGGACCTGGGGGAGGGGCAGGAGGTGGAGCCGTTCGCGCGGCGGGTGCGCTCGGTGGTGACGGTGTCCGCGCCGCACGCGGGGACGCCGCTGGCGTCGTTCTTCCTGGGGTTGTTCGGGCAGCGGTTGTTGAAGCTGCTGTCGCTGTTCACGGTGTACGTGCTGCGCTACGGGCGGCTCCCGCTGCGCGTGGTGTTCCGCTTCGGGCATCTGCTGGCGCGGGCGGACGACCAGCTCGGGTGGAAGCAGACGTTGCTGGACCAGCTCTACGACCAGCTCTTGGGGGACTTCTCGTCCGAGCGGCGCGACGCGGTGACGCGGTTCCTGAGCGACGTGGGCAACGACACGTCGCTGATTCCGCAGCTCACGCCGGAGGGCATCGACCTGTTCAACGCGAGCACCGCGGACCGGCAGGGCGTGCGCTATGGCTCGGTGGTGACGCAGGCGCGGCCGCCGTCCCTGCGCACGCGCGTGTCCGCGGGGCTGGACCCTTACGCGCAGTTGACGCACACGATTTATGCGTTCGTGTACGGCAAGACGCAGAAGATGCCGCTGACGGCGCTGCCGCTCCACACGCCGGCGCAGACGGCGGCGCTGGTGCAGGCGTATGGGGCGATGCCCGGGCCCACGGCGTGTGACGGCATCGTGCCCACGCGCTCGCAGATCCACGGACGGGTCATCGCCGCGGTGCGCGCGGACCACCTGGATGCGATCGGGCACTTCGACCAGCCCGCGCACCAGCCGCCGCACGTGGACTGGCTCATCTCCGGCTCGGGCTTCCGCAGGCCCCAGTTCGAGGCGCTGTGGAAGAGCATCGTGGACTTCATGATGGAGGAAGAATCCACCCGCTGA
- a CDS encoding oxidoreductase produces the protein MSKVWLITGSSRGLGRDLTQAALDAGHRVVATARNPEQLKDFVDRYGDRVRAVALDVTDPAAARSAVATAVSAFGRLDVVVNNAGYANVAPIEDADMDDFRKQFETNFFGVLNVTRAALPVLRGQRDGHIIQISSIGGRMGTPGIGSYQSAKWAVEGLSEVLAAEVAPLGIRVTLIEPGGMRTDWAGASMSIHDIPDDYQPTVGEVTKRLRKSDDPARGDPAKAAQAILRIAAEKHPPLRLLLGSDAVFLAEAVANKRRAEDERWRSLSVSTDYDGLVDFAQTPVARMLTSQRN, from the coding sequence ATGTCGAAGGTCTGGCTCATCACCGGCAGCTCTCGCGGCCTTGGTCGCGACCTCACCCAGGCGGCGCTCGACGCAGGCCACCGCGTCGTCGCCACGGCGCGCAACCCCGAGCAGCTCAAGGACTTCGTCGACCGCTACGGCGACCGCGTGCGCGCCGTCGCGCTCGACGTCACCGACCCGGCCGCCGCCCGCTCGGCCGTCGCCACCGCGGTCTCCGCGTTCGGACGGCTGGACGTCGTGGTCAACAACGCGGGCTACGCCAACGTCGCGCCCATCGAGGACGCCGACATGGACGACTTCCGCAAGCAGTTCGAGACGAACTTCTTCGGGGTCCTCAACGTCACGCGGGCGGCCCTGCCCGTGCTGCGCGGGCAGCGCGACGGACACATCATCCAGATCTCCTCCATCGGCGGCCGCATGGGCACCCCTGGAATCGGCTCCTACCAGTCGGCCAAGTGGGCGGTGGAGGGGCTCTCCGAGGTCCTCGCCGCCGAGGTGGCGCCGCTGGGCATCCGCGTCACCCTCATCGAGCCGGGCGGCATGCGCACCGACTGGGCGGGTGCGTCCATGAGCATCCACGACATCCCGGACGACTACCAGCCCACCGTCGGTGAAGTCACGAAGCGCCTGCGCAAGAGCGACGACCCCGCGCGCGGAGACCCCGCGAAGGCGGCCCAGGCCATCCTCCGCATCGCCGCTGAGAAGCACCCGCCCCTGCGCCTGCTGCTCGGCTCCGACGCCGTCTTCCTCGCGGAGGCCGTCGCCAACAAGCGCAGGGCCGAGGACGAGCGCTGGCGCTCGCTGAGCGTCTCCACGGATTATGATGGGCTCGTCGACTTCGCCCAGACGCCGGTCGCCCGGATGCTCACGAGCCAGAGGAACTGA
- a CDS encoding S46 family peptidase — MERVLLAVGLLVALPAAADEGMWTYDAFPTETVAKTHGFTPTQAWLDKVRLGSVRLAGGCSASFVSPDGLVMTNHHCVRSCIEDLSSPKDDLLAKGFLAKTAAQERRCPKVEANQLVKMTDVTARMNAATQGLTGAAFNTALKKEMAAVESACATSTDVRCDVVTLYNGGKYHLYEYRRFQDVRLVFAPEFSMAAFGGDPDNFNFPRFGYDVSFLRVWKDDAPAKSPDYLRWAKQGAKEGDLVFVSGHPGGTERKATVAELEFQRDVNLPYTLLHLSELRGRLREYASVNPERYRTTRNRLRAVENGLKALRGRHQALADPALLAQKRQDEAALRAKVDANPQAKAATAGAWEETAKALETYRRMLPEYRMKEAGDAYPSELFSIARHLVRLADEQPKANAERLREYTEAQLPTLRQNLLRGAPITLELDELLLSFGLTRLRETLGADDPFVVAVLGREAPEALARSLVRGTKLGDAKTRQALLDGGKVAVEASKDPMLLFARKVDAEARAARKRYEDTVEAVLKRNGERIAKAHLAVYGTAGYPDATFTLRLNPGVVKGWDENGRAVSPLTTFGGAYARHTDKDPFKLPATWVKAQGKVPPQTPLDLATTNDIIGGNSGSPMVDRDGNVVGLVFDGNLHSLGGRYAYVPETHRAVAVHGDGILAALEHVYGARRVLDELRAARDHDENPY, encoded by the coding sequence GTGGAACGTGTACTGCTCGCAGTCGGCTTGCTCGTGGCCCTCCCCGCCGCCGCGGACGAAGGCATGTGGACCTATGACGCCTTCCCCACCGAGACCGTGGCGAAGACCCACGGCTTCACGCCCACCCAGGCGTGGCTGGACAAGGTCCGGCTCGGCTCGGTCCGGCTGGCGGGTGGCTGCTCGGCCAGCTTCGTGTCCCCCGACGGCCTGGTGATGACCAACCACCACTGCGTCCGCAGCTGCATCGAGGACCTGTCCTCGCCCAAGGACGACCTCTTGGCCAAGGGCTTCCTGGCGAAGACGGCCGCCCAGGAGCGCCGCTGCCCCAAGGTGGAGGCCAACCAGCTGGTGAAGATGACGGACGTCACCGCGCGCATGAACGCGGCCACCCAGGGGCTCACTGGCGCGGCCTTCAACACCGCCCTCAAGAAGGAGATGGCCGCGGTGGAGTCCGCCTGCGCCACCTCCACGGACGTGCGGTGCGACGTCGTGACGCTCTACAACGGCGGCAAGTACCACCTCTACGAGTACCGCCGCTTCCAGGACGTGCGCCTCGTCTTCGCCCCGGAGTTCTCCATGGCCGCCTTCGGTGGCGACCCGGACAACTTCAACTTCCCGCGCTTCGGCTACGACGTGTCCTTCCTGCGCGTGTGGAAGGACGACGCCCCGGCCAAGAGCCCGGACTACCTGCGCTGGGCGAAGCAGGGCGCGAAGGAGGGTGACCTCGTCTTCGTCTCCGGCCACCCCGGCGGCACCGAGCGCAAGGCCACCGTCGCGGAGCTGGAGTTCCAGCGCGACGTCAACCTGCCCTACACGCTCCTGCACCTGTCCGAGCTGCGCGGGCGGCTGCGCGAGTACGCCAGCGTCAACCCGGAGCGCTACCGCACCACGCGCAACCGGCTGCGCGCCGTCGAGAACGGCCTGAAGGCGCTGCGCGGCCGGCACCAGGCCCTGGCGGACCCGGCCCTGCTCGCGCAGAAGCGCCAGGACGAGGCCGCGCTGCGCGCGAAGGTGGACGCCAACCCCCAGGCGAAGGCCGCCACGGCGGGCGCGTGGGAGGAGACGGCGAAGGCGCTCGAGACCTACCGCCGCATGCTGCCCGAGTACCGCATGAAGGAGGCCGGGGATGCCTACCCCTCCGAGCTGTTCTCCATCGCGCGGCACCTGGTGCGCCTGGCGGACGAGCAGCCCAAGGCCAACGCGGAGCGGCTGCGCGAGTACACCGAGGCCCAGCTGCCCACCCTGCGCCAGAACCTGCTGCGCGGCGCGCCCATCACCCTGGAGCTGGACGAGCTGCTGCTCTCCTTCGGCCTCACCCGCCTGCGCGAGACGCTCGGCGCGGATGACCCGTTCGTCGTCGCCGTGCTCGGCCGCGAGGCCCCGGAGGCGCTCGCCCGCTCGCTGGTGCGCGGCACGAAGCTGGGGGACGCGAAGACGCGCCAGGCGCTGCTCGACGGCGGCAAGGTCGCGGTGGAGGCGTCGAAGGACCCCATGCTGCTGTTCGCGCGCAAGGTGGACGCGGAGGCGCGGGCCGCGCGCAAGCGCTACGAGGACACCGTGGAGGCCGTGCTCAAGCGCAACGGCGAGCGCATCGCCAAGGCGCACCTCGCGGTGTACGGCACCGCCGGCTATCCGGACGCCACCTTCACCCTGCGCCTCAACCCGGGCGTGGTGAAGGGCTGGGATGAGAACGGCCGCGCCGTCTCGCCCCTCACCACCTTCGGCGGCGCGTACGCCCGCCACACCGACAAGGACCCCTTCAAGCTGCCCGCCACCTGGGTGAAGGCCCAGGGCAAGGTGCCGCCCCAGACGCCGCTGGACCTGGCCACCACCAACGACATCATCGGCGGCAACTCCGGCTCGCCCATGGTGGACCGCGACGGCAACGTGGTGGGCCTCGTCTTCGACGGCAACCTCCACTCCCTGGGCGGTCGCTACGCCTACGTCCCGGAGACCCATCGCGCGGTGGCCGTGCATGGCGACGGCATCCTCGCCGCGCTGGAGCACGTCTACGGCGCCCGGCGGGTCCTGGACGAGCTGCGCGCCGCCAGGGACCACGACGAGAATCCCTACTGA
- a CDS encoding AraC family transcriptional regulator, with product MPADLVPVPSGLLDRLTALGVDVRRVLHRAGVALSRFQGPKARLTTREFMGLWTALESVGGARDLGLRLGAEARAHQLDVATMAALHSPNLGEAFQKLARYKRITCPEEVVIDVTRDEARFEFHWLLAEGALPMFLVDATFASTLALARKGTGRTLAPKRVALARRRADAELLTRHFGCKVVFDAPVDQLVFDARLLDEPLLTHNADLLAVLVPGLDAALDEQLSRRALVDDVRRVLRRHMSGERPSVDKVADMLHLSSRTLQRRLGEEGTSYQRLLDEVRHQAACRLLSSTTLEPVEVAFLLGFEELNSFTRAFQGWEGTTPLRWRGASQEHAHP from the coding sequence GTGCCCGCCGACCTCGTCCCCGTCCCCAGCGGCCTGCTCGATCGCCTCACTGCGCTCGGGGTCGACGTGCGGCGCGTCCTCCATCGCGCGGGAGTTGCCCTCTCGCGGTTCCAGGGGCCCAAGGCCCGGCTCACCACCCGCGAGTTCATGGGGCTGTGGACCGCGCTGGAGTCCGTGGGGGGAGCGCGAGACCTGGGCCTGCGCCTGGGGGCCGAGGCCCGGGCCCATCAGCTCGACGTCGCAACGATGGCCGCGCTCCACTCGCCCAACCTCGGGGAGGCGTTCCAGAAGCTCGCCCGCTACAAGCGCATCACGTGTCCCGAGGAGGTCGTCATCGACGTCACACGGGACGAGGCCCGCTTCGAGTTCCACTGGCTCCTCGCGGAGGGCGCGCTGCCCATGTTCCTCGTGGACGCGACGTTCGCGTCCACGCTCGCGCTCGCCCGGAAGGGCACGGGCAGGACACTCGCCCCCAAGCGGGTGGCCTTGGCCCGGCGCCGCGCCGACGCGGAGCTGCTCACCCGTCACTTCGGCTGCAAGGTCGTGTTCGACGCGCCGGTGGACCAGCTCGTCTTCGACGCGCGGCTCCTGGACGAGCCGCTGCTCACCCACAACGCGGACCTGCTGGCGGTCCTCGTCCCCGGCCTCGACGCCGCGCTCGACGAGCAGTTGTCACGACGCGCGCTCGTGGACGACGTGCGGCGGGTGCTGCGGCGACACATGTCCGGCGAGAGGCCCTCCGTCGACAAGGTCGCGGACATGCTTCACTTGAGTTCTCGCACGCTCCAGCGACGGCTCGGGGAGGAGGGCACGTCGTACCAGCGACTGCTCGACGAGGTCCGACACCAGGCCGCATGCCGCCTGTTGTCCAGCACCACCCTGGAGCCGGTGGAGGTCGCGTTCCTCCTCGGCTTCGAGGAGCTGAACTCCTTCACCCGCGCCTTCCAGGGCTGGGAGGGGACAACGCCCCTGCGGTGGCGGGGCGCCTCGCAGGAGCACGCGCACCCGTGA
- a CDS encoding HAD family hydrolase, whose translation MAEVKAVLLDLGNVLVFHDNARLFAALGARAGLSGAEVARRLGGAGWTAANRGLLDAEGIRRDVCSALGVDLPMAEFAPLWSSHFTVHDAVLPRVEGLLGRARLALVSNTNALHVAWLRPRLPLLERFDAQVMSCEVGFVKPEPDIYRLALERVGCTADEAAFFDDLPEFVEAANALGLKGRLFTTAASFDGQLRALGL comes from the coding sequence ATGGCGGAGGTGAAGGCGGTCCTGCTGGACCTGGGGAACGTGCTCGTGTTCCACGACAACGCGCGGCTGTTCGCGGCGCTCGGCGCGCGCGCGGGGCTGTCCGGGGCGGAGGTGGCGCGGCGGCTGGGCGGGGCGGGCTGGACGGCGGCCAACCGGGGCCTGCTCGACGCGGAGGGCATCCGCCGGGACGTGTGCTCGGCGCTGGGCGTGGACCTGCCCATGGCGGAGTTCGCGCCGCTGTGGAGCAGCCACTTCACCGTGCACGACGCGGTGCTGCCGCGCGTGGAGGGCCTGCTGGGGCGCGCGCGGCTGGCGCTGGTGTCCAATACCAACGCGCTCCATGTCGCGTGGCTGCGCCCCCGGCTGCCGCTGCTCGAGCGCTTCGACGCGCAGGTGATGAGCTGCGAGGTGGGCTTCGTGAAGCCGGAGCCGGACATCTACCGGCTGGCGCTGGAGCGCGTGGGCTGCACCGCCGACGAGGCCGCGTTCTTCGACGACCTGCCGGAGTTCGTGGAGGCCGCCAACGCGCTCGGCCTGAAGGGGCGCCTGTTCACCACCGCGGCCTCGTTCGACGGCCAGCTGCGGGCCCTGGGGCTGTAG